The Lactuca sativa cultivar Salinas chromosome 2, Lsat_Salinas_v11, whole genome shotgun sequence genome includes the window ATTAGAAACCTACCCATCTGAAACTACCACTGGAATCAGCAAAAGAAACAACCGGAACCAACTGGACGACGGCGGAGGAGTGGAGTGGTCCGGAAAATCTTGCCGATCTTGCACAGGGAGGGTGATCGCCGACTGCGTTGCGGTGTGTTGCTGCCCATGCGCCGTCGTCAACTTTTTCACACTCACATTTCTCAAGCTTCCATGGATGATGGGGAAGAAATGTTTAGGTAATATGAgtaagaagaaagagaagaagaagttgaaagatgaggagaaagatggaATTTCAAGAAAAGAGAAGGGAGAGAAAGTAGCATCGGGAAAAGTGAACGCCatcggagaagatgatgaacaaggAGGAAGCCGTAAGTACAGTGCAAGGTTTGAGGCTGAGAGGGTTTGGATGGAATTGTATAGAGTTGATAATTTGGGTTTTGGTAGGGTGTCCTTCAATGGAATCCAATCACTTGAGTGATGGTAGTGGTAGCggtaggggtattttggtcaatacAATGATTAAGATTTCGATTGATAACGATCTTAACGTGCCTTGTTTATATTGAAACGATATAAATGCACGTTTAAACAAGATTCAGAAAAGTTTATATTGCATTGTCTTTGTTG containing:
- the LOC111876469 gene encoding uncharacterized protein LOC111876469; the protein is MGRELETYPSETTTGISKRNNRNQLDDGGGVEWSGKSCRSCTGRVIADCVAVCCCPCAVVNFFTLTFLKLPWMMGKKCLGNMSKKKEKKKLKDEEKDGISRKEKGEKVASGKVNAIGEDDEQGGSRKYSARFEAERVWMELYRVDNLGFGRVSFNGIQSLE